TGCAATATTAAGCAGATCTTTTGATGATGTTGTAAATGGTAGAATAACCTCGAAGATCGGTGGTATGTCCCTTTTATAAACGGTGTTAAAAACATCGTAGTTTACAGGTATGCTTTCAAGTGTCTCTGTTAGAACCTTTCTCTCAGTGCCCTCTATCGCAGGATTTGGAACCCTGTATGTTAGAAATATATCGCTTCCAAGGACGTTTTTTTCAAAGAATTCATGGTTTTTTGAGATTAATTTCCTTAAAACATGTGTATCAACATCCTTGCCCTCTGCATCCCACATGACCTCCTTTATACCAATGGTATAGCACTGGTATGCCTCCTCAACCTCATCATCATTCCTTATCATGCTCTTTTCAGATGCCCATGCTGGCATTTTTGCATTGTCCGGGTGCTGTGTTGACATGGTTTTTGGTATCATTGCAATTGCCATTATTGAATAATATTAAAATCTTTACGATATTATTTTAAAAATATGACAAATTATTATATTAAGGCATTGAAAAATGTTAATGATAGAATCCTGAATTATGTTTCCAATAATAGACCGGAATAATAATTTATCAGTTTATATGTAAATAAAATGCAAAAAATTAAGATTAAAGTATAGATTACCAGATCTAATGTTAAAAAATAATAGTGTTATATCAATAAATGATTTGAGCGATGAGGATTTAAATCTAATCTTCAACACAGCTGATTCAATGGCCGGGAACCTTAAAAATGGAAGTCAAATAAAAACAATGTCAGGCAGGATTATGGCAACACTGTTTTTTGAGCCAAGTACAAGAACAAGACTGTCATTTGAAAGTGCGATGCAGCGGCTTGGAGGCTCTGTTATAAGCATGGCGGATTCAAAATCATCATCAACTGCAAAAGGTGAAACCCTTGCAGATACAACAAGAATGGTCTCATCATATTCTGATATAATTGTTGTCAGGCATCCGCTTGAGGGCGCCGCAAGGCTTGTTCAGAAGTTTTCATCAAGGCCTGTTATAAATGCCGGTGACGGTTCCGGGGAGCATCCAACCCAAACTCTTGTTGATCTTTATACAATTAAAAAGAGCTTTGGAGATATAAATAATCTTGAAATATCAATAATAGGAGATTTAAGATATGGCAGAACCGTTCACTCATTGCTCCTTGCACTTTCAAGGTACAATGTTAGGATAAATCTTGTATCGCCGGATCTTCTTAGATTGCCAGGACACGTTATGTCAAGGCTAAAAAATATAAAAATCAATGAGTACAATGACTTAAATAATGTTATAGAATCATCTGATGTTTTTTATGTAACAAGGATACAAAGGGAAAGATTTACAGATAAAAATGATTATAACAAGGTCATAGGAACATATGGAATTACTGAAAAAGACACGGAAAAAATGAAGGAAAATGCAATAATAATGCACCCGCTGCCAAGGGTTGACGAGATATCGAGTTCCGTGGATAATACAAAGAATGCAAAATATTTTATCCAGGCTGCAAATGGAATACCTGTAAGAATGGCATTAATATCATTAATACTGGGTGATTGATATGGAAAAAACGTTAAAGATATCAAAGATAAGGGATGGAACCGTTATAGACCATATATCTGCAGGAAAGGCCCTTGAGGTTCTTAACATACTTGGCTCAAACAATGGATCAATAAGCATAGGTATAAGAGTAAACAGCAAAAAAATGGGTCTAAAGGACGTGCTTAAAATTGAAAACGTCTTCCTTGAAAAGGAGGATCTTGATAGAATTGCATTAATTGCACCAGAGGCAACAATAAGTATTGTAAAAAACTATGAGATCATTGAAAAATTCAATGTTGACATGCCAGAAAAGATCTACGGAATAGTAAAATGCTCAAATCAGAACTGCATAACAAATGCAAATGAGCCCGTAAAAACAGAATTCATTGTTGACAGCAGAAGCCCTGTAACATTAAGATGTCTTTACTGTAACAGATCCATGTCTGGCGACGAAATTATAAAGAATCTTATATAATTTCAAAGTCAAGATATCCTCCGGAGCCCTTCCATATAATATTCTTATTTTTTATATTCAATACATTTTTACCAAGGCCAAATACAAAGGTTTCATATTCCCCGCCCTCGCCGGCTATGTTTATTCTATACCTTTCATTCAAATTTAAGAGCCTTTTTAAATAATTATTGTTTATCTCCATGCCGAGGTCATTAATATTTAAACCCTCGGCAGAAACAGATACTATCATTGCCCTTATCTCTCTTGATATGATCTCCCTGATGATCTCTATCTGGTTTTTCCGCCACAGCGGTGCAAAGGATATTATACCGGACATTGTGCAAAGCCTTTCTATCCTGGTTTTTTGATAATCTGAGGCTATTGCACCGGACACAAGTGCATCAACATCATTAAGTTTTAATATATATTCCTCAAATTTTGATTCATATATATATTCAACGTCAATTGATAAAAGGGATGCCGCGTACCTGGATTTTTCGGCATTTGGGTAATGGAACATCATTGAATACTCCTCAGGTATTATTGTAACGGCCCTTTTAACATCAAAGCCCTGCTCCATGGCAATCATGGCTGATAAAAATGAATCCTTTCCACCTGAAAATAAGGCAACAGCTTTCATTGATATATAATACAAAGTTCGTATTTATTTTCATGTATTTAACAACATTTATTTATACAAAAAGAATATAGCACGGATGTTTCATCTCTATTACTTTTATATTATACTTGCGTTCATTGCCTTAGTCTCATTTTTCTATTACATATTAAATTCATACTATGCCAGGGTTTACAATGATGATGATAACAAAATAAAAGGTAATATAAAGGATGTTACTGCCGTAATACCTGTTTATAATGAAAATCCAGAAATTTTTGAATCTGTAATAAAATCTCTTATAAACCAGTGCGGCTCACTTATAGTTGTTGGCGATTCATCATATGAACCATACAGGTCAATAACGGAAAAATTTAATGGCAGATTCATATATTTAAAAAAGCATTCAGGCAAGAGGCTGGCACTGGTTGAGGGCATTAAAAACGTAAAAACAAGGTACGTTCTTTTTGTGGACAGCGATACTTTAGTTCCAGAAAAAGCAACATTGAGCATGCTTTCAAAATTTAAGAGGAATGTCGGCGGTGTTGGTGTAAACATAAATATAAAAAATGACGGTTCAGGTATAGCATATGCATCCGAGTTCATAGAGCGGGTTCGTGAGGTAATCTTCAGGGCGATGTCCTATCATGGCAGCATACTTGTTGCAGATGGCCGCTGTGCAATGTACCTAACAGAGGCTGTAAGGCCATTGCTTTTATCCAATGATTTTATGAACAAGAAGATCCTTGGGAAAAAAACCATGCTTGGTGATGATATCCAGATAACAAGTTATTTAATAAAGTCGGGTTATAAGGTTGTAAAGGACTACAATGTCACGGTACAGACAGAGCCTCAGAGGGACTTCAAAAGATTCTTCAGGCAGCAGATACGCTGGTCCAGGAATGGATGGTACTACTTCTTTAAAAATATATCAAACGGGACTGCAAGGAGGGCTGGCTGGTTCTACAGTTTTGATCTTTTATACATGTATATAATACCAATAGCAGGATTAATTCTTGTATCCTTAAGACTTATATTTTACCTCTTTGTTTTCAGGCATCTTGATTATGATGCCTATTACATGATGCGTTTTATAATGCATGACATAATACCAATAGCTAGGCATCACTTTATTAACGAGTTTTATTACATACACATCCTAACAAGCGCTGTAACAGATATATTTGGCACCGTTGGGGAGGGTTTTTTCATCTTAACTGTTATGGGCAGGATTCCAAAGAAGAGGCTTAGAACCCTGGCATATGGTGCGCTCGGCCTTCTTATAATGTTTATCGCCAACATATATGGTCTGTTTACATTCTGGAGGCAGGGGTCCTGGCTGACAAGATAATTATAATTTTCCATCTATGCTTGCAAGGACCTCTATAATTTCTCCATTCTCAAGGTTAAGCTCCTTCCTTAAATATTTCTCAGATATAACTTCGAATGTATCTCTGTATACACTTCTCTCCGGGAATATTATAAAACATCTTATGCCGTCTATTCTGGCAGCATGGCAAAAAACACCGCCAAATGTCCTCTGCTGATCCTTAAACCCTGTTATATAAATGCCGTCTGAATTCTTTATCCTTCTTAGATTGTTCTCGTATTCATTTAATATCTTAATATTTAATGTTCCTGGATACGGGTCTATGCCAAGCTTCGCTATAAACTGGTCTTTATAACCCTTTTTTGATATGTAGTATTTCCCCTCACCGAGACCATTCTGAACGGCACCAACGAGCTTAAGCTCCTGGCTGAACCTTAATATGCTTGATATCTCATTGTACTCACGGTATAGAACGTCAAGGCCAGAATCGTTTATTGTTATCTTCTGCTTCCTGTTCTCAAGGGTTCTGGTTATGTATCCAAGCCTGTCAAGTGATATAATAATTCTTGATGCTGTTTGCTGGCTTACATTCATTTCATTTGCAAGTTCCTTTGATGATATAAAAACCGTGTTTTTTTCCCCGGCCATCTTTTTTATCGTTTTTAATGCAATATATATATTTTCCATAACATGAAATGCAATTAATCTTAAAATCTTTTTATTTGTAGAAATGTATTCTTTTCTCTCCTGATATTATTAGTATCTTTATACCATGATCCCTTAGTCTTGATATTAAACCACGATCATTTGTTAAAACAAATGCATTAATTTTCATTGCCATTTCAAGTATGCAGTCATCGCCACGGCCCTGGGATCTTAATAAATTAAATTTAAGTCCAAGCTGCAATGCTGCCTTTGCGTACCAATGGGATCTTGAGAGGCCACGCAGCTCTGATATAACGCACTCTGGAACGTATATATTAAATGTGTATGGTAAATACAGCAGCTTCTCCCTTATATCTATCTTGTTTTTTATTGAATATATTAATGCATTTGTATCTATTATCAGATTTTCATTCATTTTTTATCTGCCAGTTCTGCTATGGCAACATTTCTTTTTATCTTTCTTATTATTATCTTTACCCTCTCATCCTTTTTTGCCTTTGGAACGTATATTGTGTATCCCTGATACCTTGCAATACCCTCACCGGCGCTTCCAGTTGATTCTATTGTAACAGTGTATTCTTTACCTATCTCTATGCCATTGCTGTTCTCAATAATCTCACGATTCGATCTTATTGGATGCTGTGCACCACATGCCTTGCAAACCAAAAGATATGTCCTGCCTATTTTTTGTATCTCAGTATCCGGTGATTTGCATTCATAGCAGATTACATATGTTGCCATGTACTCATTCATCTTTGATTGTATTTCATCCTCTGAAACCTTTCTATTTATTATCAATCTCTGACCTGAAAGTACTGCGCCTATACCAAATTCCTTTGTTAAATATTTTATTACATCCTCGGGGTCTCTATTCATCATTTCTGTTATGTCTATAAAATTCCTTATTATTGTTGATTTCCCCTCGTATATAACATCCGGCTCCGGAATCTTAAGCCTGCTCTCATTTTTTGTCTTTGAGGATAGAACACCGGATGCCCTTTCAAGTAACTTATTATAATCGAAGTTCATGGATCGGTATTTTAAATTAGAATATTAAGGTTTTTTTAATATTTATGTCTTTTAAAAATATACGTATGTACATACATTTATAAATTTAACAATTTTAATTTTTTATAAAACCTGTATTTTCAAAGGTCTAAGAACAAAATTTTTATTTACTTTTTCTATAAAAATGTACACATGGTATAAATATGTCATGACAAAAAAGAAATATTTAAATATTATTAATCTTTATATTATTAATGGTGGAAAAAACAACCAAGATAACTTTAAGAATTTCCGAGGAAGAATTAAATGAAATAGATGATTTTCTGGAAAGAAATCCTCAGTATGGTAGCAGATCTGAATTTCTAAGGCATAGTGCACTTAATTTTATAAATTCTCAAAGGGTATTCCTTGTAAATGATGATAATGCAATACACATAGCAAAACGCTTTGAAAATTTCTTTAAAATGGCCGTTGACAATGGTTATTTCACAAGCATAGAATCCGCAGTAAATGAGGTAATTGAAAATGCAATGAGAGAAGAGCTTCTATTAAAGATGATAAATGCAAAGAAGGGCGGTTTAAAGAGCCTTGAAAAGGCATTAAAGGATGATATGGAGGTAGACAGGGAATATGATAAATACAAATTTTAATTATATGGCAGATATAGGCATTGAAAAACAGATATGTTTTGTTGCATCTAAGGAATCCAGCCTTGGAGGCTGTATGGACGATTCCTCATCATATTATTTAATAAAGAGCTTCGGTGGCACCGTAAATCTTTACGAGTATATGGGCTCGATAGAATCCATAGAAACATCAAAATTTGATGATATGGAAATAACAATAGAATATGAAAATACAGATAAAAAATCCTTTAAAAACATAATGTCAATAAAAATAAATGATGATATGATGAAACAGATAATGTGCATGCTGGAGCCATCATTTGTGTATATTGTCATAACTGATTCAATAATAACAGGTAACTTTGCTGATTTCCTTGAGAAAAATAATTTGCCAGTTATAAGAATACCCAGTGAAAGCTCATTAAAATCAATAATAAACAGCCTGCATGAAAAAATATTTAAAAATATATTATATTAATAAAGATATTATTATATTTAATTATGTATCTTATGAAATACATAAGCTTTGTTAACAATTTTCACCCTGTAATGTTTATTATTGATCATGTAATTACGAAATATGAAAGATTACCTTCACGCAACCTTTGCATCAACATTTGCATGGGCTGGAAATATATACGATCTTATAATAATAACATATATTTATTCAGAGCTGGAGAGATTCTTTCACATAGGCATCTTTGAGGTATCGCTTTTATTTTCCATTGGCTTAATAGGCAGATTCTTTGGTGGGCTCATCTTTGGCAGGTATATAAATTATATTGGCAATAAAAACGGTATGATCATTGGCACTCTTGGTTATAGCATCGCATCCGCGGGCATGGCCTTTTCAATTAATGTCCCGATGCTCTTTGCATTTAGAACAGTACAGGGCATCTTCATGGGCGGTGAATGGACAACAGGCACGGTATTAAGTTATAACTATGCGCCAAAGAACGTCAGCGGTGCGATAGTTGGTTTTGTGCAGAGCGGTTATGGCCTTGGTTATGCTTTAACAGGCGCCTCATACATCGTTTTTCTATCAGTGATCTCATATGACTGGCGTCTTTTCCTTTTAACCGGGCTTATACCAATTGCAATAGCGCCATATGCATTTTTGAAGATACCAAAGGAAAATCTAAAAAGTTATAAAAAATTAAATATAAAATTAGGCACATACAAAATTGCAATACTAAAATCATCAATAATGATGTCAGGCCTCTTTGGTGCATATTTTTCGATCTTTTCATTCTATCCAACAATTGCCCCGGAGATCGGAATTTCAGGTGCAATAATAGGTATTGTAATAATAGCATCCAACGTGATCGTCTCAATAGCATTCATCACATTTGGCAGGCTTTCTGATATTGCGAGCAAAAAGCTGCTTGTAATAGCAGGTTCTGCATCCGCAATGATCTCATCGTTCTTTGCCATTCCGGCATTCGGTGTAATTCATATGTATTCAATACCTGGAATCTTTGTATTCTCATTCTCCGTTGGCATACTTACGGTGATACCACTGATAATAATGGAAAGGGTGGCAGACCAGGCAAAGAGCTTCGTTTCAGGGATATCATACAACCTTGGTGCACTTGTTGGCGGTGTTATCTCTGTTGTTGTCAGTCTTATAGTACAGATCGTGCCATCCATAAGTATACTTTATGTAATCAACTGGGTGGATGTTATATGCCTTTTGGCTGTTATAGGTACGGCATTGACCATAAAGAGTATGGAAAGGTCATATACATTAAACAAGCTAAATAATATAAGAAATCAAAACTAATTATATTTTTAATGAATTAACCATCATGGACTTAAAAGATTTACAAAACATTGTATCAAAATTTATAGATGACAGGGACTGGAGAAAATTTCAAACTGTAAGGGATATTGCCATGAGTGCATCCGTTGAGTCAAATGAGCTTCTGGAACTATTTTTATGGGACAGGAACCATGACAATGAAATTTTAAATGATAAAAAATTACTTAAAATGGTCATGAACGAAACGTCAGATGTACTCTTTGCATGTCTATCCATGGCAGATCACCTAAATTTTGATCTTGAAAGGGCATTTCTGGAAAAAATGGACGAATTAAATAAAAGGTATGATATCAATAATGTAAAGGGTAAAAATGTAAAGATACCATCACCGGAGCATCTTAATCAAGAAGACCGTTGATTTTTAATACATGTTCCGGTGTGCCGGTACTTTTTATCTCGCCATTTTCAAGAAGTATTGCCTGATCTGAATCAAGTATTGTTGAAAGATGATGTGCTATTACAATAAAAGTCTTGTTTACAGATCTTATTGCATTCTGTATTATTTCCTCTGTTTCCGGATCAAGCTGTGATGTTGCCTCGTCCATAATTACGATTTCAGGATTCCTTATCATTGCCCTTAGTATTGATACGGCCTGCCTCTGGCCCTGCGAAAGCCCGTGGCCGTTCTCGCCCACGTTTTCATAGAGATCCTTTTCTGAAAAGATGCCCTCAAGATTGAATCTTTTTATTAAATTTATTACATCATCATCGGTGTAATTACCATTAAATTTTATGTTGTCCATTATCGATCCATTGAAAAGCAATGGTTCCTGTAAAATAACACCAAAAAGCGATCTGTAGCTGTAGATGTCAACGTCGTTTATATTAATATTATCTATTTTTATCTCCCCAGATTCGGGCCTGTAAAACCTTAAAAGCAGGTTGATAAGCGTTGATTTTCCAGCACCGGTTTTGCCTATTATTGCAAGCTTTTCACCCCTTTTTAATGAAAAATTTATATTCTTTAAGGCCAGTTTTGATCCATAGGAAAATGAGACGTTTTCAAATTTTATCTCACTGCCAAAATCTTCAATTTTGTATTTATATTTATTATCATCCTGCTCCTCGTCTATAATTGAATATATCCTTTTAATTGCAACCTTTGAAGACTGGTAAGAATTATAAAACTGTGATAGCTGTGCCAGAGGATTAAAAAAGGACTGAACATAAACAATAAATGACACAAGAAGACCTATTTGAATTGTATGATTTATCACCTGTGTTGCGCCAACACCTATAACTATAATTATGCCAAGAGCCTGGATAATATCAACAAGCGATGAGAAGATGGATCCAAGCCTGTTTGCCCTTATATTCGCAAGGTAGTTCTCATAGTTCTTTACCGAGAACTCATCGATAAAGCGCTGCTCACTGCCGAATTCCTTTATTGATGATATGCCATTTATTGATTCGCTTGCGAAACCTGTAAGTCTCGCTATTTTAATCCTGGTTTCATTGTAATAATTTCTTATTTTTCCGCTTATGGAAAATACGGTTATAAGTAAAAGCGGTATAACAATAAATGAATAAAGCGCAAGATTCCAGTCAAGATAAAGCATGATCGCCATCGAAAATATTATGCCTATTACGCCGGCAAGCACCTGTGGCATCTGGAATGTAAGAAAATCGCTCATTGCCTCCCCATCATTGGTTATCCTGCTTATGATCTCGCCGGCCTTTCTGTATGTATAATATCCAAGCGGTACATACTGCAGCCGCTCAAATTCTCTGTTCCTTAGATTCATTATAAATCCCTGTGATATATATGTCATGTTGTAGGTCCTTAATCTCTCAAAGGCATAGTTTATGATATATATTATTATATAAATAATACCAAAATCCAGTATAAGTGAAAGATCACGATGCGTTATTGCATCAACGGCAAGGCCTATTATGTAAGGCCCTATCATGGCAACTATCGAGGAACCTATTATTGCCATTGAGACTAGGTACAATCTTTTTTTATATATCATTAAATCTCTTAAAACACGCCTTATGCTGTAATTATTCATTTACACCACTCTCAACGGGTAGAAGTGCGCCATTTGACATGTAATAAACATCATCTGCAAGCTCAAGGGTTTTCTTCTTGTATCCTGAAATAACAAGGGTTTTACCGTCAAGCAGCGGTCTTATATCGTTTATTAATTCTTCCTCTGTAACAATATCAAGGCTTGAGGTAAAATCATCCATTACAAGTATTTTTGGATCTCCAATTAATGCCCTTGCAAGTGCTATGCGCTGCCTCTGTCCACCTGAAAGATTTATTCCATGCTCACCTATTACCGTGTTGTATTTATCAGGCAGGGTTTCTATAAAATCATCTATCTTCGCCAGCCTTGCCGCATTAATGACCTGTGATAATGAATAACCGCGGCCAAAATCTATATTATAAAATATCGATCCGGAGAATATAAATGGATTTTGTGGTATTATACCTATAATCTTTCTTAATAATCCCGGACTTATGTCTCTTATCTCAATACCGCCAAGCCTTATGCTTCCATCATAGTTTTTATAAAGCCCGGATATAAGGTTTAAAAACGTTGTTTTCCCGGAGGCTGTTCCTCCTGTCAATGCGATATGCTCATTCTCATGGATGTTTAATGATATATTATTAATTATCTTTTTATTATTTCTAAAAAATGACAAGTTCTCTATTATTATATCATAGCCGGTGGGCTCCTTTTTTGAATAGTTTTCATTGTTATAATCAATCTCTGAAAGCCTCTCCAGGCTGGCCATGCCATTCTCATAGAATGATATGTACCTGCCGTAAAATCTTACAGGCCGCAGTACAAGTGTGAATATGTTTATTGCCGCAACTATCGAACCTATTGGTATTCCTGCGGCAGATGATATGCCACTGGTAATTATTATAAATCCTATTGATATGCTTATTATTGCGGCCAGAAGTGGTGTATAAAATGATCTAACAGCGGCTATGCCAACATAATCTGAAAAATAGTCCTGGGTTTTATCCTTAAAACTTTTAATCTCAAAATCCTCTGCATTGAATGATCTCACAACACGCATGCCTGATATATTTTCACCGATCTTGCTGTTCATATTGCCATACTTTTTTCTTAATGAACGCCAGTAGCCGCGCTGCATCCTCTGCATTTTAAATGTTAGATATATCGTTGGTACCATTACAATTAAAAAGATTATTGAGAACAAATAATATATTCTTGTCAGCTCATATAATGCTATGAAAAGAAGGATAGTTGTGCTAAAAAGATTTGATATGCTTATGGTTACAAAACGCCTCGATGCATCCACATCCATGGTAATCCTTGATAGTAAATCACCGGAATCCTGATTTTCCAGTTTATCATAGCTGTTTGAAAGAACCCTTTTAAAAGACATGTCTCTTATTCTCCTGGCAAATATGTTTCCGGTCTTGCTTGAATAGTATTCAAGTATAAAGCCAAATAAAGATGATAATAAAGACACAATTAATATTAATATTATATAATCAAATATTTTATAATACCTTGGAACACTGTCTATTGCGTCACCTATAAAGACAGGTACAAGTATTGTTAGATACGATGATAATATGCCAGAGATTAAAACCATGATTATTAAATACCACCTATCACGGAGCAGGTCATATATCAGTTTATACTGGGGCTTCACATCTTAAAAATGCAATTATTATACTTTATCTTTTTTAAACCAGGCTTTGATATTTATAAAAAATATGCGTTCCAGTATACAAAGCGATAATGTTATATATTGTCATTCATTTATTACTTTAATGTCTCTTGAGAGATTCTATTATTATATGAGATTGATAAACAGTACACCATATGATATGAAAAGGGCCATAGAACTTTGTCTTTCCATATCGCAGGCCCTGGAGAACGACAACAATTTAACGGATTCTGAAAAGGAGGATCTTGAAAAACAGATAGGTGAAAGGATATCATTTTACAACAGGTATTCTTTAAAGGTTATAAATGCATTAACAGGAATAGAGGAGGAGCCACCAAAAACGGTTATAGACGATTTTGGAGGCAGTGCACTTTTCATAGGCAAGGAGATAAAATACGGAATAGAATGGAAGGTATACATATCAAGGAGTTTAAACACCAAATCACAGAAATGGTATTACAATGAAAGGGTTGCAGAGATATTAAACAAAACATTAAGAAATGCCGTGCCAAATAAAATGAGCAATTACTTTGATATACCACCATGGATGCTCGGCCCATACTATAAAAGCCTTGGTGAGATAATAAACATAGCAATAGAGAAGGAGATAATACCAAATGCAGAGTTTCTCGTCAGCAGGGGCCTGCCAAGGGAGTTTATATACGATGTCCGTGAGAACAACCCAAAATTATGAAACTTTATATATTTTAGCATGATACTAAATTATGGAGATAACAAAGAAGGAAAGGGACTGTATTGTAAAGATAAAGGAGCTTTCCGGAAGTTTTCCACCAAGATTATCGGATCTGGCGGTTGGGCTTAACATAAAACCACCAACGGCAATAGAGCTCCTTGAAAGATTGGAGCGCAAGGGTCTTATAAAGAAGGAGCATGGTATGATAATTCTTACCGATAACGGTAATAATGAATATTCAAAGATCATGCTGGCCCACAGAACCTATGAAACATTGTTATCGATGAGCGGTGTTTCAACAGAGGATGCTTGCCTGCAGGCGGAAAAAATAGATTATCTGATGGAGCCGGAATCCATGAGGCACGTTCTCAAAAGCCTGGGCAGCCCTGAAAAGTGCCCGCATGGAAAGCCGATACCCAAAGAATAAATATTCATATTATATATATTCCCATGGCCATACTTGAAGAGAATTTATACTTAAAGATAAGGGATTATTTAAACGATCTGTGCAGTTATTTAAGATCAGAGAATGAAAAGTACAACTGGGTTGGAGTTTACGTTGTTAATAATGGAAACCTTTCATTGATTTCATACTCCGGGAAAAGAACAGAGCATGAGATCATAAATCTTGGATCAGGTCTTTGCAGCCTTGCAGTTACAAAAAGAATGATAATAAACGAGGGCGATGTTAAATCAAACAACGATTATCTTGCATGCTTCCCGGAAACAAACTCCGAGCTTGTTGTGCCAATAGAATACGATAATAAGATCATAGGAGAAATAGATATAGACTCTGATAAAAAATCTGCATTTAATGAAGATGATGAGAGATACATATCAGATATATGCAATTACATAGCAAGGCTTGTTTCATACGTATCAAAATAATTATATTGTAATTTAATCTTACATATCATGGATTAT
This window of the Picrophilus oshimae DSM 9789 genome carries:
- a CDS encoding MazG-like family protein: MDLKDLQNIVSKFIDDRDWRKFQTVRDIAMSASVESNELLELFLWDRNHDNEILNDKKLLKMVMNETSDVLFACLSMADHLNFDLERAFLEKMDELNKRYDINNVKGKNVKIPSPEHLNQEDR
- a CDS encoding ABC transporter ATP-binding protein, producing MNNYSIRRVLRDLMIYKKRLYLVSMAIIGSSIVAMIGPYIIGLAVDAITHRDLSLILDFGIIYIIIYIINYAFERLRTYNMTYISQGFIMNLRNREFERLQYVPLGYYTYRKAGEIISRITNDGEAMSDFLTFQMPQVLAGVIGIIFSMAIMLYLDWNLALYSFIVIPLLLITVFSISGKIRNYYNETRIKIARLTGFASESINGISSIKEFGSEQRFIDEFSVKNYENYLANIRANRLGSIFSSLVDIIQALGIIIVIGVGATQVINHTIQIGLLVSFIVYVQSFFNPLAQLSQFYNSYQSSKVAIKRIYSIIDEEQDDNKYKYKIEDFGSEIKFENVSFSYGSKLALKNINFSLKRGEKLAIIGKTGAGKSTLINLLLRFYRPESGEIKIDNININDVDIYSYRSLFGVILQEPLLFNGSIMDNIKFNGNYTDDDVINLIKRFNLEGIFSEKDLYENVGENGHGLSQGQRQAVSILRAMIRNPEIVIMDEATSQLDPETEEIIQNAIRSVNKTFIVIAHHLSTILDSDQAILLENGEIKSTGTPEHVLKINGLLD
- a CDS encoding ABC transporter ATP-binding protein, with protein sequence MVLISGILSSYLTILVPVFIGDAIDSVPRYYKIFDYIILILIVSLLSSLFGFILEYYSSKTGNIFARRIRDMSFKRVLSNSYDKLENQDSGDLLSRITMDVDASRRFVTISISNLFSTTILLFIALYELTRIYYLFSIIFLIVMVPTIYLTFKMQRMQRGYWRSLRKKYGNMNSKIGENISGMRVVRSFNAEDFEIKSFKDKTQDYFSDYVGIAAVRSFYTPLLAAIISISIGFIIITSGISSAAGIPIGSIVAAINIFTLVLRPVRFYGRYISFYENGMASLERLSEIDYNNENYSKKEPTGYDIIIENLSFFRNNKKIINNISLNIHENEHIALTGGTASGKTTFLNLISGLYKNYDGSIRLGGIEIRDISPGLLRKIIGIIPQNPFIFSGSIFYNIDFGRGYSLSQVINAARLAKIDDFIETLPDKYNTVIGEHGINLSGGQRQRIALARALIGDPKILVMDDFTSSLDIVTEEELINDIRPLLDGKTLVISGYKKKTLELADDVYYMSNGALLPVESGVNE
- a CDS encoding metal-dependent transcriptional regulator; this translates as MEITKKERDCIVKIKELSGSFPPRLSDLAVGLNIKPPTAIELLERLERKGLIKKEHGMIILTDNGNNEYSKIMLAHRTYETLLSMSGVSTEDACLQAEKIDYLMEPESMRHVLKSLGSPEKCPHGKPIPKE
- a CDS encoding GAF domain-containing protein → MAILEENLYLKIRDYLNDLCSYLRSENEKYNWVGVYVVNNGNLSLISYSGKRTEHEIINLGSGLCSLAVTKRMIINEGDVKSNNDYLACFPETNSELVVPIEYDNKIIGEIDIDSDKKSAFNEDDERYISDICNYIARLVSYVSK